In one Polaribacter sp. ALD11 genomic region, the following are encoded:
- a CDS encoding TonB-dependent receptor: MKQKNTHKFLMFTFLFLLPLAMVAQTIKGKVTDASGQTLPYMNVLIKGTLNGTTTDDNGEFSIKVKSLPITLVVSSIGYETKTVNVTSSSYLTIVVNEDNVSLGEIVVIGSRNPNRSAIDSPVPIDIVDIKELAASSPQVNLNQILNFVAPSFTSNTQTISDGTDHVDPASLRGLGPDQVLVLINGKRRHTSSLINVNGTFGRGSVGTDLNAIPAAAIKRLEVLRDGAAAQYGSDAIAGVINIVLNETVNELSLAVTTGANFSKNANAQTGGVDGETTNISASYGLPLGENGGFITFSGDFDVREPYNRMKEWEGDIFNGYNVVERLANAANYDTTRFLSLANGLDPASNEYNTILNDLKGFSNTAGYPTTAGDDLAALQTILGADATTSELAARNLNRTDFNMRVGQSKVRGGRFFANFKLPLDDNGTEIYSFAGMSSRDGSSAGFYRLPNQSRTYTPAYNNGFLPEINSTISDKSIAVGVKGKIGEWNVDFSNTYGRNAFDYRIGNTYNASQGKASPTTFDAGGFAFSQNTTNLDVSKFYEDTFEGFGLAFGAEHRIENYEIISGEESSYTQYQADGQPFSGVAGTTPLKDFFGSSRPGGSQVFPGFGPKNELSRGRNSVAGYIDLDAKFSEVFSTTFATRYENYSDFGATVNFKLASIYKASDNFRIRASFNTGFRAPSLHQLNYNSTSTIFQDGVPVEVGTFANDSKAAQLLGIPQLKEETSNSFSAGFTAKLPESNITFTVDGYIVNIDDRVVYTGQFKPTLIADGLPNAGEPIDAANLELSNLLVQANATAASFFANAIDTKSTGVDVVISHKANFGKNTRLKTDLSGTFSQTRQVGGINSSQILKDAGQESTYFPEDSRIYLEEAVPTTKVNLTNSLTSGKFNVFFRNVYFGKVSEATNSIANQQNFNSKIVTDLSLGYKATEDLTLTIGANNLLDVYPDRAIEANRSGGRFDWSRRSQQFGVSGRFLFARVSFNLK; this comes from the coding sequence ATGAAACAAAAAAACACACACAAATTTTTAATGTTTACCTTTTTGTTTTTGTTGCCTCTAGCAATGGTTGCTCAAACTATTAAAGGGAAAGTAACAGATGCTTCTGGCCAAACGTTACCTTATATGAATGTTCTTATTAAAGGAACGTTAAACGGAACCACTACAGATGATAATGGTGAGTTTAGTATTAAGGTAAAAAGTTTACCAATAACACTAGTTGTATCTTCAATTGGTTATGAAACAAAAACGGTAAATGTAACTAGCAGTTCTTATCTAACAATTGTTGTTAATGAAGACAATGTCTCTTTAGGAGAAATTGTTGTTATTGGATCAAGAAACCCAAATAGATCTGCTATAGATTCTCCTGTGCCAATTGATATTGTTGATATAAAAGAATTAGCAGCATCATCACCACAAGTTAATTTAAATCAAATTTTAAATTTTGTAGCACCTTCATTTACGTCAAACACACAAACTATTTCAGATGGTACAGATCACGTAGATCCTGCTTCATTAAGAGGTTTAGGTCCAGATCAAGTATTGGTATTAATTAACGGAAAAAGAAGACACACTTCTTCTTTAATAAACGTAAATGGTACTTTTGGTAGAGGTTCTGTAGGTACAGATTTAAATGCAATACCAGCAGCAGCAATTAAGAGATTAGAAGTTTTAAGAGATGGTGCAGCAGCACAATATGGTTCTGATGCTATTGCAGGAGTTATAAATATTGTTTTAAATGAAACGGTAAACGAGTTGTCTCTAGCAGTAACTACTGGAGCCAATTTTAGTAAAAATGCAAATGCACAAACAGGTGGTGTAGATGGCGAAACTACAAACATTAGTGCAAGCTACGGACTGCCTTTAGGTGAGAATGGTGGTTTTATTACTTTTTCTGGAGATTTTGATGTTCGTGAACCTTACAACAGAATGAAAGAATGGGAAGGAGATATTTTTAATGGATATAATGTTGTTGAAAGATTAGCAAATGCAGCTAATTATGATACCACAAGATTCTTGTCTTTAGCAAATGGATTAGACCCAGCATCTAATGAATACAATACTATTTTGAATGATTTAAAAGGTTTTTCAAATACGGCTGGTTACCCTACAACAGCAGGAGATGATTTAGCTGCGCTACAAACAATATTAGGTGCCGATGCAACTACGTCTGAATTGGCAGCAAGAAATTTGAATAGAACAGACTTTAACATGAGAGTTGGGCAATCTAAAGTTCGTGGAGGTAGATTTTTTGCCAATTTTAAATTACCGTTAGATGACAATGGTACAGAAATCTATTCTTTTGCAGGAATGAGTTCTAGAGATGGTAGCTCTGCAGGTTTTTACAGATTACCAAATCAAAGTAGAACGTATACGCCTGCTTATAATAATGGTTTTTTACCAGAAATTAATTCAACAATTTCAGATAAATCGATAGCTGTTGGTGTTAAAGGTAAGATTGGAGAATGGAATGTAGATTTTTCAAATACTTACGGTAGAAATGCATTCGATTATAGAATAGGGAATACCTACAATGCTTCTCAAGGAAAAGCATCTCCAACAACTTTTGATGCTGGTGGGTTTGCATTTTCACAAAATACTACCAATTTAGATGTATCTAAATTTTATGAAGATACTTTTGAAGGATTTGGCCTTGCTTTTGGAGCAGAACATAGAATTGAAAACTATGAAATTATTTCGGGTGAAGAGTCTTCTTATACACAATACCAAGCAGATGGGCAACCATTTAGTGGTGTAGCTGGTACTACTCCGTTAAAAGATTTCTTTGGAAGTTCTAGACCAGGTGGATCTCAAGTATTTCCTGGGTTTGGTCCAAAAAACGAATTATCAAGAGGACGTAATAGTGTTGCAGGATACATAGACTTAGATGCAAAATTTTCTGAAGTATTCTCAACTACTTTCGCAACGCGTTATGAAAACTATTCAGATTTTGGTGCTACCGTTAACTTTAAGTTAGCGTCTATTTATAAAGCATCAGACAATTTTAGGATTAGAGCTTCATTTAACACTGGTTTTAGAGCACCTTCTTTACATCAATTAAACTATAACTCTACATCTACTATTTTTCAAGATGGTGTTCCTGTAGAAGTAGGTACGTTTGCAAATGATAGTAAAGCAGCACAATTATTAGGAATTCCTCAATTAAAAGAAGAAACTTCTAATAGTTTTAGTGCAGGTTTTACAGCAAAATTACCAGAGTCTAATATTACATTTACTGTAGATGGTTATATTGTAAATATTGATGATAGAGTAGTGTATACAGGTCAGTTTAAACCTACACTTATTGCTGATGGTCTACCAAATGCAGGTGAGCCAATTGATGCCGCTAACCTAGAGCTTTCTAACTTATTAGTTCAAGCAAATGCAACGGCAGCATCTTTCTTTGCAAATGCAATAGATACAAAATCTACAGGTGTAGATGTTGTAATTTCACACAAAGCAAATTTTGGAAAAAATACAAGATTAAAAACGGATTTATCAGGAACTTTTTCTCAAACAAGACAAGTAGGAGGAATTAATTCTTCGCAAATTTTAAAAGATGCAGGGCAAGAAAGCACTTATTTTCCAGAAGATAGTAGAATCTATTTAGAAGAGGCAGTACCAACAACTAAAGTGAACTTAACAAATAGTTTAACTTCAGGAAAGTTTAATGTTTTCTTTAGAAATGTTTACTTTGGAAAAGTGTCTGAGGCAACAAACTCGATTGCTAATCAGCAAAACTTCAATTCTAAAATAGTTACAGATTTATCTCTTGGTTATAAGGCTACAGAAGACTTAACATTAACTATAGGTGCTAATAATTTATTAGACGTATACCCAGATAGAGCTATTGAAGCGAACCGAAGTGGTGGTCGTTTCGACTGGTCTAGAAGATCTCAACAATTTGGTGTTAGTGGTCGTTTCTTATTTGCAAGAGTAAGTTTCAACTTAAAATAA
- a CDS encoding aldose 1-epimerase, with protein sequence MFKVDKINQNGFSFLELKNTDENSIARICLNEGGRLLEFTFNTIAIVKDVPSFEYRNSYASAILFPFANRIENGKYTFNDKNYQFNCNEDGGRNALHGLVYNKEFQFKEEEISANKCAVTLCYQEDKKTKGFPFTYKIYATYTLTKEGLSLSIRVKNTDTYSFPFTLGWHPYFFCEDLQNSSLSFTSDKKIAFDKNLITKGIEGYKGDSVFKIEDKQLDDCFILDNNKIDFKTVKYQLEITSNLKENFLQMYTPKGLPLIAIEPMTGVSNSFNNKIGLQVLEPNTSYSLTWNVKINNN encoded by the coding sequence ATGTTTAAAGTTGATAAAATAAACCAAAACGGTTTCAGTTTTTTAGAGTTAAAAAATACAGACGAAAATAGTATTGCAAGAATTTGTTTAAACGAAGGCGGAAGGTTGCTAGAATTTACTTTTAACACGATTGCAATTGTAAAAGACGTACCTAGTTTTGAATATAGAAACTCGTATGCTTCTGCAATATTATTCCCTTTTGCAAATAGAATTGAAAACGGAAAATATACTTTTAATGATAAAAATTATCAATTTAACTGTAATGAAGATGGTGGTAGAAATGCGTTACATGGTTTGGTATACAATAAAGAATTTCAATTTAAAGAAGAAGAAATTAGTGCTAATAAATGTGCTGTAACGCTCTGTTATCAAGAAGATAAAAAGACGAAAGGTTTTCCTTTTACTTACAAAATATACGCAACATATACTTTAACTAAAGAAGGGTTGAGTCTTTCTATAAGAGTGAAAAATACCGACACCTATTCATTTCCGTTTACTTTGGGCTGGCATCCTTATTTTTTCTGTGAAGATTTACAAAACAGCTCTTTAAGTTTTACAAGTGATAAAAAAATAGCGTTTGATAAAAACCTAATCACAAAGGGAATTGAAGGATACAAAGGGGATTCCGTTTTTAAGATTGAAGACAAACAATTAGACGATTGTTTTATTCTAGATAATAATAAAATCGATTTTAAAACGGTTAAGTATCAATTAGAAATAACATCAAACTTAAAAGAAAACTTTTTGCAGATGTATACTCCAAAAGGATTGCCTTTAATTGCAATTGAACCAATGACTGGGGTTTCTAACAGTTTTAATAATAAAATTGGGCTACAAGTTTTAGAGCCAAATACGTCTTATTCCTTAACATGGAATGTGAAAATAAATAACAATTAA
- the galK gene encoding galactokinase, with translation MSKKLIQEVKTKFIAVFAKEPLLVFSPGRINIIGEHTDYNGGFVFPAAVDKGIAAAIQKSDAGNCTAIALDLDSEIRFTLDTLKPSKEGSWGNYVLGVVAEIQNRNKIIGNFNIVFKGNIPSGAGMSSSAALENSVVFGLNELFELGLTKTEMILISQKAEHNYVGVKCGIMDQYASMFGIKNNALLLDCRAIESESFEIDFKDHELMLMNTNVKHSLSDSAYNDRRSACESIAELLNIKTLREATEEDLERIKDKVTPENYQKALYVIQEIERTQQAAKAIKENDLEKLGALIYGSHDGLQHQYKVSCVELDFLVDQAKKNKHVLGARMMGGGFGGCTINLIAKSESKVFAEAAAKAYKNKFNKECSVYFVSLSEGTHLVK, from the coding sequence ATGAGTAAGAAATTAATACAAGAAGTGAAAACAAAGTTTATAGCTGTTTTTGCAAAAGAGCCTTTACTTGTTTTTTCTCCTGGAAGAATAAATATAATTGGAGAACATACAGATTATAACGGTGGTTTTGTTTTTCCTGCTGCTGTAGACAAAGGAATAGCAGCCGCAATTCAAAAAAGTGATGCTGGTAATTGTACTGCAATTGCGTTAGATTTAGATAGTGAAATTAGGTTTACGCTAGATACTTTAAAACCATCTAAAGAAGGAAGTTGGGGAAATTATGTTTTGGGTGTTGTTGCTGAAATTCAGAATCGTAATAAAATTATTGGAAATTTTAATATTGTATTTAAAGGAAATATTCCTAGTGGTGCAGGTATGTCTTCTTCTGCGGCTTTAGAAAATAGTGTTGTTTTTGGTTTGAATGAATTGTTTGAGTTGGGTTTAACAAAAACAGAAATGATTCTAATTTCACAAAAAGCAGAACACAATTATGTAGGTGTTAAATGCGGAATTATGGACCAATACGCAAGTATGTTTGGTATTAAAAACAATGCGTTATTGTTAGACTGTAGAGCCATAGAATCTGAATCTTTTGAAATAGATTTTAAAGATCATGAGTTAATGCTGATGAACACCAACGTAAAACATAGTTTGTCTGATAGTGCTTATAATGATAGAAGGTCTGCCTGCGAAAGTATTGCAGAACTGTTAAATATTAAAACGTTAAGAGAAGCAACTGAAGAAGATTTAGAAAGAATAAAAGATAAAGTTACGCCAGAAAATTATCAAAAAGCGTTGTATGTAATTCAAGAAATTGAAAGAACTCAACAAGCTGCAAAAGCAATTAAAGAGAATGATTTAGAAAAACTAGGTGCTTTAATTTATGGGTCCCACGATGGTTTACAACATCAATATAAGGTAAGTTGTGTAGAGTTAGATTTCTTGGTAGATCAAGCGAAGAAAAATAAACATGTTTTAGGAGCGAGAATGATGGGCGGAGGTTTTGGCGGTTGTACCATTAATCTAATTGCAAAAAGTGAGTCAAAAGTATTTGCAGAAGCTGCAGCTAAAGCATACAAAAATAAATTTAACAAAGAATGTTCTGTCTATTTTGTATCACTTTCAGAAGGAACACATTTAGTAAAATAA
- a CDS encoding dCMP deaminase family protein — protein sequence MTETKQLKYDKAYLKMALEWGKLSHCKRKQVGALIVKDRMIISDGFNGTPTGFNNCCEDEEGITKWEVLHAEANAILKVASSTQSAKNATLYITLSPCTQCSKLIHQAGIKRVVYANSYRDTSGIEFLEKAGVKITHLPYE from the coding sequence ATGACAGAAACAAAACAGTTAAAATATGACAAAGCTTACTTAAAAATGGCTTTAGAATGGGGGAAACTTTCTCACTGTAAACGGAAACAAGTTGGCGCTTTAATTGTAAAAGACAGAATGATTATTTCTGATGGCTTTAACGGAACACCAACAGGTTTTAATAATTGCTGCGAAGATGAAGAAGGCATCACCAAATGGGAAGTTTTACATGCAGAAGCCAACGCAATTTTAAAAGTTGCAAGCTCTACACAATCTGCAAAAAACGCAACTTTATATATTACCCTATCACCTTGCACACAATGTAGTAAACTAATTCATCAAGCAGGTATAAAAAGAGTTGTATATGCAAACTCCTACAGAGATACTTCTGGAATAGAATTTTTAGAAAAAGCAGGTGTAAAAATCACACATTTACCTTATGAATAA
- a CDS encoding HupE/UreJ family protein: MNDFILYFKMGLNHVLDFNAYDHILFLIVLAVVFSFNQFKKVLWLVTLFTLGHSITLALSAYGILSVNMKLIEFLIPVTIFITGVINVFTAKKSSTGKENTNLIFALFFGLIHGLGFSNYFKMMIGKEDDKLFPLLEFALGIEAAQIIIVLGILIIGTILQNFLRVTRRDWILVCSSIVIGFSIQMMLDRVFW, encoded by the coding sequence ATGAACGATTTTATTCTTTACTTTAAAATGGGTCTAAACCATGTTTTAGACTTTAATGCTTATGATCATATTTTATTTTTAATAGTTTTAGCTGTTGTTTTCAGCTTTAATCAATTTAAAAAAGTTTTATGGTTGGTTACACTTTTTACGCTTGGGCATTCGATAACATTAGCATTATCTGCTTACGGAATTCTAAGTGTTAACATGAAATTGATTGAATTTCTAATTCCAGTAACCATTTTTATTACCGGTGTTATTAATGTTTTTACAGCCAAAAAATCATCCACAGGAAAAGAAAATACCAATTTAATTTTTGCCTTGTTTTTTGGTTTAATTCACGGGTTAGGCTTCTCTAATTATTTTAAAATGATGATTGGTAAAGAGGATGACAAACTTTTTCCGTTGTTAGAATTCGCTTTAGGTATAGAAGCTGCACAAATAATTATTGTTTTAGGAATCTTAATTATTGGTACTATTCTTCAGAATTTTTTAAGAGTTACTAGAAGAGATTGGATCTTAGTTTGCTCATCTATTGTAATTGGTTTCTCTATTCAAATGATGTTAGACAGAGTATTTTGGTAA
- a CDS encoding UDP-2,3-diacylglucosamine diphosphatase, producing MIKITTSENKKVYFASDQHLGAPTAEASFPREKKFVAWLDTIKKDADAIFILGDLFDFWFEYKTVVPKGFVRVLGKLAEIKDAGIPIYFFVGNHDLWMHDYFEKELNIPVYHAPQEFLINNKKFLIGHGDGLGPGDKGYKRMKKVFTFPLFKWMFRWLHPDIGVRLGQYMSVKNKMISGDEDAKFLGEENEWLVQYCKKKLTEKHYDYFVFGHRHLPLEIKLQKNSMYINLGDWIQYYTYGAFSENTFNLLKNE from the coding sequence ATGATAAAAATAACCACCTCAGAAAACAAAAAAGTATATTTTGCTTCAGATCAACATTTAGGTGCGCCAACTGCTGAAGCTAGTTTTCCTAGAGAAAAAAAGTTTGTTGCTTGGTTAGATACCATTAAAAAAGATGCTGATGCCATTTTTATTTTAGGTGATCTATTCGATTTTTGGTTTGAATATAAAACGGTAGTTCCTAAAGGCTTTGTTCGAGTTTTAGGAAAATTAGCCGAAATTAAAGATGCAGGAATTCCTATTTACTTCTTTGTCGGTAATCATGATTTATGGATGCATGATTATTTTGAAAAAGAGTTAAATATTCCTGTATATCACGCTCCTCAAGAATTTCTCATCAATAATAAAAAGTTTTTAATTGGACATGGAGATGGTTTAGGCCCTGGAGACAAAGGCTATAAACGCATGAAAAAAGTATTTACCTTTCCTTTATTTAAATGGATGTTTAGATGGCTTCACCCAGATATTGGCGTAAGACTTGGCCAATACATGTCGGTAAAAAATAAAATGATTTCTGGTGATGAAGATGCTAAATTTTTAGGAGAAGAAAACGAATGGTTGGTGCAATATTGTAAAAAGAAACTGACAGAAAAACACTATGATTACTTTGTTTTTGGACACCGACATCTTCCTTTAGAAATAAAGTTACAAAAGAATAGTATGTATATTAATCTTGGCGATTGGATACAATATTATACGTATGGTGCCTTTTCAGAGAACACTTTTAACTTACTTAAAAACGAATAG
- a CDS encoding GntR family transcriptional regulator — MGIVSLEKKSKTPKYKQIVASIEKAIINGVLKKGDKLPSLNTIKEQHSLSRDTVLIAFNELKNRGIINSVVGKGYYVNSEHIKVAKKIFLLFDELNSFKEDLYNSFLENLGEDNQVDIFFHHFNNDVFSKLINDNIGNYSHYVIMPANLVGTEAVIQNLAKEKVYILDQVHEEISQYPAVYQNFEKDIYNGLTDGLSVLKKYNKLILLFSDDRQPKGILKGFQSFCIENKIPNEVVSSLNSRTPKKGEVYFVLDDKNLIVIIKKIKQEKLIIADDIGIISFNDSILKEVVANGITTISTDFNLMGKKLAQMILNNEDERIANPSSFIKRKSL; from the coding sequence ATGGGGATAGTATCACTAGAAAAGAAATCTAAAACACCTAAATACAAGCAAATAGTTGCTTCTATTGAGAAGGCAATTATAAATGGTGTCTTAAAAAAAGGGGATAAATTACCTTCTTTAAATACAATTAAAGAGCAACATTCTCTTTCTAGAGATACTGTTTTAATCGCTTTTAATGAATTAAAAAATCGCGGAATTATCAACTCTGTGGTTGGTAAAGGTTATTATGTAAACAGTGAACATATAAAAGTTGCAAAAAAAATATTTTTACTTTTTGATGAACTTAATTCTTTTAAAGAAGATTTATATAATTCTTTTTTAGAAAATTTAGGAGAAGACAATCAGGTAGATATCTTTTTTCATCACTTTAATAATGATGTTTTTAGCAAGCTTATAAATGATAATATTGGTAATTACAGCCACTATGTAATTATGCCTGCAAACTTAGTTGGTACAGAAGCCGTTATTCAGAATTTAGCTAAAGAAAAAGTATATATTTTAGATCAGGTTCATGAAGAAATTTCTCAATATCCTGCCGTTTATCAAAATTTTGAAAAAGATATTTACAACGGACTTACAGACGGACTTTCAGTATTAAAAAAATACAATAAACTCATTTTATTATTTTCTGATGACAGGCAACCCAAAGGAATTTTAAAAGGTTTTCAGAGTTTTTGTATAGAAAATAAAATTCCGAATGAAGTTGTTTCTTCATTAAATAGCCGAACACCAAAGAAAGGAGAAGTCTATTTTGTGTTAGATGATAAAAACTTGATTGTAATTATTAAAAAAATAAAACAAGAAAAATTAATTATAGCAGACGACATTGGTATCATTTCTTTTAATGACTCCATTTTAAAAGAAGTGGTAGCAAACGGTATTACAACTATTTCTACCGATTTTAATTTGATGGGGAAGAAATTAGCCCAAATGATATTGAATAATGAAGACGAACGAATAGCAAACCCTAGTAGTTTCATCAAAAGAAAATCTTTATAA
- a CDS encoding S41 family peptidase, producing MNKKNLPLFLAIAVVFGILIGMSFSGSSSNLLSFSKSSSQENKIRKLINFIENDYVDKVSTDSLLDGAITQMLGELDPHSVYIPKENLQAVKENMQGNFVGIGVQFRMISDSITVVQPIKGGPSIKAGIKAGDRILMANKDTLFGKKLIADAIPKFLKGKPNTEVNLQIYRKSTDSLFNVIIARGKVNIKSVDLAYMINDSIGYIKLDRFARNTYTEFKSSLNTLIDEGMTALVLDLRGNGGGFIDIANSIVDEFLEDDKLIVFTKNNKGEIDESFATSKGDFEKGGLYVLIDENSASASEIVAGALQDNDKGTIIGRRSFGKGLVQIEMDLGDGSAVRLTTARYYTPTGRSIQKPYAGHGNKNYYKNFQQRFSNGELLSRDSIKVIDSLKFTTPKGKTVYGGGGIIPDVFVGIDTTSYMTNFYFNTINNFAFDYVDTHRKELRKWSITTYIDDFDKDEAIFNSYLADIKDKTKPSFRAKQNIQKYLKASIANALFGDVGFYRIIHQEDKMLQKVLELESTNE from the coding sequence ATGAATAAAAAAAACCTTCCATTATTTCTTGCAATCGCAGTTGTTTTTGGAATCTTAATAGGCATGTCTTTTAGCGGAAGCTCTAGCAACTTGTTATCTTTCTCAAAAAGTTCTTCCCAAGAAAATAAAATAAGAAAACTAATTAACTTTATTGAAAACGATTACGTAGATAAAGTGAGTACAGACAGTTTATTAGACGGTGCAATTACACAAATGTTGGGCGAGTTAGATCCGCATTCTGTCTATATTCCGAAAGAAAACCTACAAGCAGTTAAAGAAAACATGCAAGGTAATTTTGTAGGAATTGGCGTTCAATTTAGAATGATTTCAGACTCGATTACTGTTGTTCAACCTATAAAAGGAGGACCAAGTATTAAGGCGGGAATAAAAGCTGGTGATAGAATTTTAATGGCTAATAAAGACACCCTTTTTGGAAAAAAGTTAATAGCCGATGCAATTCCTAAATTCTTAAAAGGAAAACCAAATACAGAAGTAAATCTTCAAATTTATAGAAAAAGCACAGATTCTCTTTTTAATGTTATAATTGCTCGTGGAAAAGTAAATATTAAAAGTGTCGATTTAGCTTATATGATTAATGATTCTATTGGGTATATTAAACTAGATCGTTTTGCAAGAAATACCTATACAGAATTTAAATCTTCTCTAAATACCTTGATTGATGAGGGAATGACAGCTCTTGTTCTAGACCTTCGGGGAAATGGTGGTGGTTTTATAGACATTGCAAATAGTATTGTTGATGAATTTCTAGAAGATGACAAACTAATTGTATTTACAAAAAATAACAAGGGTGAAATTGATGAATCTTTTGCAACTTCTAAAGGAGATTTTGAAAAAGGTGGTTTGTATGTTTTAATTGATGAAAACTCTGCCTCTGCTTCAGAAATTGTTGCGGGCGCTTTACAAGACAACGACAAAGGAACTATTATTGGAAGACGTTCTTTTGGGAAAGGTTTAGTGCAAATAGAAATGGATCTAGGCGATGGTTCTGCGGTTCGCTTAACAACAGCTCGTTACTATACACCAACAGGTAGATCTATACAAAAACCGTATGCTGGTCACGGAAATAAAAATTATTACAAAAATTTTCAACAAAGATTTTCTAACGGAGAGTTGTTAAGTAGAGATAGTATAAAAGTGATAGATTCTTTAAAATTTACAACTCCTAAAGGAAAAACTGTTTATGGCGGTGGTGGTATAATTCCTGATGTTTTTGTAGGTATAGATACAACTTCCTATATGACTAACTTTTATTTTAATACCATTAATAATTTTGCTTTCGATTATGTAGACACACATAGAAAGGAGTTAAGAAAATGGTCTATAACTACATATATTGATGATTTTGATAAAGATGAAGCCATTTTTAATAGCTATTTAGCTGATATTAAAGACAAAACAAAACCTTCTTTTAGAGCAAAACAGAACATCCAAAAATATTTAAAAGCCTCTATTGCAAATGCCCTTTTTGGTGATGTTGGTTTTTATAGAATTATTCATCAAGAAGACAAAATGCTGCAAAAAGTTTTGGAGTTGGAAAGTACTAACGAATAG